The following proteins are co-located in the Corynebacterium aquilae DSM 44791 genome:
- a CDS encoding DMT family transporter — MHSNFLAAAFAFASAMTIAWGTVVRHRIAEEAPDDGHQAFLSAIRRPLWWAGTSTALIAYGLQIVALGFGTLLVVQPVLVLKLMLTLPMSARWDGRRISRQEMLWATILTVAVGVLVMLGKPSPGLAQPPLSRWIPSLAVGVVALAVLIKYASNQIPREKSLLLGIATGALFGYVAVLSKATVDIFVHFGWWGLATNWEPVTLVLAATLGTVIQQYAFNAGALRNCLPAMTISEPIVAFTLGYLVLGEKFQVQGAGWFAMAAALVAMIAGTVVLSRKGIA; from the coding sequence GTGCATTCCAACTTCCTTGCTGCTGCTTTCGCATTCGCCTCCGCAATGACTATTGCGTGGGGCACTGTGGTGCGGCATCGCATTGCTGAGGAGGCTCCTGATGATGGGCATCAGGCGTTTTTGTCGGCTATTCGTCGGCCTTTGTGGTGGGCTGGCACCTCGACGGCTTTGATTGCTTATGGGCTGCAGATTGTGGCGCTTGGTTTCGGCACCTTGTTGGTGGTGCAGCCGGTGTTGGTGTTGAAGTTGATGTTGACGTTGCCGATGTCTGCCCGGTGGGATGGGCGTCGTATTTCTCGTCAGGAGATGCTGTGGGCGACGATTTTGACGGTTGCGGTGGGCGTGTTGGTGATGTTGGGTAAGCCTTCTCCTGGTTTGGCGCAGCCTCCGTTGAGTCGGTGGATTCCGTCTTTGGCGGTTGGGGTGGTTGCTCTTGCGGTGTTGATTAAGTACGCCTCTAATCAGATTCCGCGTGAGAAGTCGTTGTTGTTGGGTATTGCTACTGGCGCTTTGTTTGGTTATGTTGCGGTGCTTTCTAAGGCGACGGTTGATATTTTTGTGCACTTTGGTTGGTGGGGTTTGGCTACGAACTGGGAGCCTGTCACTTTGGTGTTGGCGGCGACGCTTGGCACGGTGATTCAGCAATATGCTTTTAATGCGGGGGCGTTGCGTAATTGTTTGCCGGCGATGACGATTTCTGAGCCGATTGTGGCGTTTACCCTTGGTTATCTGGTTTTGGGTGAGAAGTTCCAGGTGCAGGGGGCTGGTTGGTTTGCGATGGCTGCGGCGTTGGTTGCGATGATTGCTGGCACGGTGGTGTTGTCGCGCAAGGGTATTGCTTAG
- a CDS encoding aspartate kinase has product MALVVQKYGGSSLESPERIRSVAERIVATKKKGHDVVVVCSAMGDTTDELLDLAAAVNPIPPAREMDMLLTAGERISNALVAMAIESYGAKAQSFTGSQAGVITTERHGNARIVDVTPERVREALDEGKICLVAGFQGVNRESRDVTTLGRGGSDTTAVALAAALNADVCEIYSDVDGVYTADPRIVPNAKKLEKLSFEEMLELAAVGSKILVLRSVEYARAFNVPIRVRSSYSNDPGTLVAGSMEDIPVEEATLTGVATDTSEAKVTILGIPDTPGEAAKVFRVLADNEINIDMVLQNVSSLEDNRTDITFTCPRADGPRAMELLKRLQAEGVCENLLYDDQIGKVSLVGAGMKSHPGVTAVFCEALRDVGVNIELISTSEIRISVLLREADVKVATKAIHEAFELGGDEEATVYAGTGR; this is encoded by the coding sequence GTGGCCCTAGTTGTGCAGAAATACGGCGGTTCCTCTCTGGAAAGCCCCGAACGAATCCGCAGCGTCGCGGAACGCATTGTCGCCACCAAGAAGAAAGGCCACGATGTCGTTGTGGTGTGCTCCGCTATGGGCGACACCACCGACGAGCTGCTGGATTTGGCGGCCGCCGTCAACCCGATTCCGCCCGCCCGCGAGATGGACATGCTGCTGACCGCCGGTGAGCGTATCTCCAACGCGCTGGTTGCGATGGCGATTGAGTCCTATGGCGCCAAGGCGCAGTCCTTCACTGGTTCCCAGGCTGGTGTGATCACCACGGAACGTCACGGCAATGCCCGCATTGTTGACGTCACCCCGGAACGTGTTCGGGAAGCCCTCGACGAAGGCAAGATTTGCCTCGTTGCTGGTTTCCAGGGCGTGAACCGTGAAAGCCGTGACGTGACCACCCTCGGTCGCGGTGGCTCCGACACCACCGCGGTGGCTTTGGCGGCGGCATTGAATGCCGACGTGTGTGAGATCTACTCCGACGTCGACGGTGTGTACACCGCCGACCCGCGCATCGTCCCCAATGCGAAGAAGCTGGAAAAGCTGTCGTTTGAGGAGATGCTGGAGCTTGCTGCCGTCGGCTCCAAGATCCTGGTGCTCCGCAGCGTGGAATACGCTCGCGCTTTTAATGTTCCGATCCGAGTTCGCTCGTCTTATAGCAACGATCCCGGCACCCTGGTGGCCGGCTCAATGGAGGATATCCCCGTGGAAGAAGCAACGCTGACCGGTGTCGCCACCGACACCTCCGAAGCCAAGGTCACCATCCTTGGCATCCCTGACACCCCCGGCGAGGCCGCCAAGGTGTTCCGAGTTCTCGCCGATAACGAGATCAACATCGACATGGTGCTGCAAAACGTGTCCTCCCTGGAGGACAACCGCACCGACATCACCTTCACCTGCCCCCGCGCCGATGGCCCCCGTGCCATGGAGCTGCTCAAGCGCCTCCAGGCGGAAGGCGTGTGCGAGAACCTGCTGTACGACGATCAGATCGGCAAGGTCTCCCTGGTGGGTGCCGGCATGAAGTCCCACCCCGGTGTGACCGCCGTGTTCTGCGAAGCGCTGCGCGATGTTGGCGTGAACATCGAGCTGATCTCCACCTCCGAGATCCGCATCTCCGTGCTGCTGCGCGAGGCTGACGTGAAGGTTGCCACCAAGGCAATTCACGAAGCTTTCGAGCTTGGTGGCGACGAGGAAGCCACCGTGTACGCGGGAACCGGCCGCTAA
- a CDS encoding aspartate-semialdehyde dehydrogenase, translating to MTTIAVVGATGQVGRVMRDILVERNFPADTVRFFASPRSAGTTLDFRGEQITVEDVTKQTEESLKGIDIAVFSAGGAASREYAPLFAAAGATVVDNSSAWRKDDEVPLVVSEVNPEALRNIPKGIVANPNCTTMAAMPVLKPLHDAAGLVRLHVSSYQAVSGSGLAGVETLYRQIQEVGDKATDMAHVGGQLDNSDLGPYVKPIAFNALPMAGSLVDDGSLETDEEQKLRNESRKILGVPELKVAGTCVRVPVFTGHTLTIHAEFDKAITPDEAVAILEKAEGVRVVDVPTPLDAVGTDPSLVGRIRQDQSVDDNKGLVLVVSGDNLRKGAALNTIQIAELLVK from the coding sequence ATGACCACCATTGCAGTTGTCGGCGCAACCGGCCAGGTCGGCCGCGTGATGCGCGACATTCTCGTCGAGCGTAACTTCCCGGCTGACACCGTCCGATTCTTCGCCTCCCCGCGTAGCGCCGGCACCACCCTGGATTTCCGCGGTGAGCAGATCACCGTTGAGGACGTCACCAAGCAGACCGAGGAAAGCCTCAAGGGGATCGACATTGCTGTCTTCTCCGCTGGTGGCGCCGCATCCCGCGAATATGCCCCGCTGTTTGCTGCTGCGGGCGCGACCGTGGTGGATAACTCCTCCGCATGGCGCAAGGACGACGAGGTTCCCCTCGTCGTGTCTGAGGTAAACCCGGAAGCCCTGCGCAACATTCCTAAGGGCATCGTCGCGAACCCTAACTGCACCACCATGGCCGCCATGCCGGTGCTCAAGCCGCTGCACGACGCAGCCGGCCTGGTGCGTCTCCACGTCTCCTCCTACCAGGCCGTGTCTGGATCTGGTCTCGCAGGCGTAGAAACCCTCTACCGTCAGATTCAGGAAGTTGGCGACAAGGCCACCGATATGGCGCACGTGGGCGGGCAGCTGGATAACAGCGATCTCGGTCCCTACGTCAAGCCCATCGCTTTCAACGCCCTGCCGATGGCTGGTTCTCTCGTCGACGACGGTTCCTTGGAGACCGATGAGGAGCAGAAGCTGCGCAACGAATCCCGCAAGATTCTTGGCGTGCCTGAGCTGAAGGTTGCGGGTACCTGCGTGCGCGTTCCCGTGTTCACCGGACACACCCTGACCATCCACGCCGAGTTTGACAAGGCAATCACCCCGGATGAGGCCGTGGCCATCCTTGAAAAGGCTGAGGGGGTGCGCGTCGTTGACGTTCCGACTCCGCTGGATGCCGTTGGAACCGATCCTTCCCTCGTTGGCCGTATCCGCCAGGATCAGTCTGTCGATGACAACAAGGGCCTGGTTCTCGTGGTCTCTGGCGACAACCTGCGTAAGGGTGCTGCGCTGAACACCATCCAGATCGCAGAGCTACTCGTTAAGTAG
- the leuA gene encoding 2-isopropylmalate synthase, giving the protein MTSPDTFFSAPASITTPRGPRAEGQAAWNQQRNSSMPVNRYQPFFEEVEKISLPDRTWPDKTITRAPQWCAVDLRDGNQALIDPMSPERKRRMFDLLVDMGYKEIEVGFPSASQTDFDFVRHIIEENRIPDDVTIQVLVQAREHLIRRTFEACQGAKNVIVHFYNSTSILQRRVVFRKDREAVKKLATDAAELIKEIAKDYPETNWRWEYSPESYTGTELEYAKEVCDAVVEVMDPSPENPIIINLPSTVEMITPNVYADSIEWMSRNLNRRDSIILSLHPHNDRGTGVAAAELGYMAGADRIEGCLFGNGERTGNVCLVTLGLNMLTQGVDPQIDFSDIDYIRRTVEYCNQLRVPERHPYGGDLVFTAFSGSHQDAVNKGLDAMAAKVSPGATHSAVPAEAMRKEQWEVPYLPIDPKDVGRSYEAVIRVNSQSGKGGVAYIMKTDHGLDLPRPMQVEFSSVVQAVTDAEGGEVESKQMWDIFAVEYLNHTSPVEQIAIRVDAAQTENDHATVTASLIVGGEEKQVTGQGNGPLAAYANALESLGIDVEIQEYIQHARTAGDDAEAAAYILAEVNGAKSWGVGIAGSITYASLKAVTSSINRALS; this is encoded by the coding sequence ATGACCAGCCCTGATACTTTTTTCTCCGCTCCGGCTTCCATCACTACTCCTCGTGGCCCTCGTGCCGAGGGGCAGGCGGCGTGGAATCAGCAGCGTAATTCTTCGATGCCGGTGAATCGTTACCAGCCGTTTTTTGAGGAGGTTGAGAAGATCAGCCTGCCGGATCGCACCTGGCCGGATAAGACGATCACCCGTGCCCCGCAGTGGTGTGCGGTGGATCTGCGCGATGGTAACCAGGCGTTGATTGATCCGATGTCCCCGGAGCGTAAGCGCCGCATGTTCGACCTGCTGGTGGATATGGGCTACAAGGAGATCGAGGTTGGTTTCCCGTCGGCGTCGCAGACCGATTTCGATTTCGTGCGCCACATTATTGAGGAAAATCGCATTCCGGACGATGTGACCATTCAGGTGTTGGTGCAGGCGCGTGAGCATTTGATTCGCCGTACTTTTGAGGCCTGCCAGGGCGCGAAGAATGTGATTGTTCACTTCTACAATTCGACGTCGATTCTGCAGCGCAGGGTGGTGTTCCGCAAGGATCGTGAGGCCGTGAAGAAGCTGGCGACCGATGCTGCGGAGTTGATCAAGGAGATCGCGAAGGATTATCCGGAGACGAATTGGCGGTGGGAGTATTCGCCGGAGTCCTACACCGGCACCGAGTTGGAGTACGCCAAGGAGGTGTGCGACGCGGTGGTTGAGGTGATGGATCCGTCGCCGGAGAATCCGATCATCATCAACTTGCCGTCGACGGTGGAGATGATCACCCCGAATGTGTACGCGGATTCCATTGAGTGGATGAGCCGCAATCTGAACCGCCGCGATTCGATCATTTTGTCGCTGCACCCCCACAACGACCGGGGTACTGGTGTGGCGGCCGCGGAGTTGGGCTACATGGCCGGCGCGGACCGTATCGAGGGCTGCCTGTTCGGCAATGGTGAGCGCACCGGCAATGTGTGCCTGGTGACCTTGGGCCTGAACATGCTGACCCAGGGGGTGGATCCGCAGATTGATTTCTCCGATATTGATTACATTCGCCGCACGGTGGAGTACTGCAACCAGCTGCGGGTCCCGGAGCGTCATCCCTATGGTGGCGACTTGGTTTTCACCGCGTTTTCCGGCTCGCACCAGGATGCGGTCAACAAGGGCCTGGATGCGATGGCGGCGAAGGTGTCTCCGGGTGCGACCCACAGTGCGGTGCCCGCGGAGGCAATGCGCAAAGAGCAGTGGGAGGTTCCGTACCTGCCGATCGACCCGAAGGATGTGGGACGTTCCTACGAGGCTGTGATTCGGGTGAATTCCCAGTCCGGCAAGGGTGGTGTCGCCTACATCATGAAGACGGATCATGGCCTGGATTTGCCGCGCCCGATGCAGGTGGAGTTCTCCTCTGTGGTGCAGGCCGTCACCGATGCTGAAGGTGGCGAGGTCGAGTCGAAGCAGATGTGGGACATTTTCGCTGTGGAGTATCTGAACCACACCTCCCCGGTGGAGCAGATCGCCATTCGGGTGGATGCTGCGCAGACGGAAAATGATCACGCGACGGTGACTGCCAGCCTGATTGTGGGCGGGGAGGAAAAGCAGGTCACTGGCCAGGGCAATGGCCCGTTGGCGGCGTATGCGAACGCGCTGGAGTCTTTGGGCATTGATGTGGAGATCCAGGAGTACATTCAGCACGCCCGGACCGCTGGCGATGATGCTGAGGCTGCGGCCTACATTCTGGCTGAGGTCAATGGCGCAAAGAGCTGGGGTGTGGGTATCGCCGGTTCGATTACCTACGCGTCCTTGAAGGCTGTCACCAGCTCCATCAACCGCGCGTTGAGCTAG